The Dehalogenimonas lykanthroporepellens BL-DC-9 genome includes a window with the following:
- a CDS encoding translation initiation factor, aIF-2BI family (TIGRFAM: translation initiation factor, aIF-2BI family; eIF-2B alpha/beta/delta-related uncharacterized protein~KEGG: deb:DehaBAV1_0494 translation initiation factor 2B subunit I~PFAM: initiation factor 2B related) produces the protein MTGNYKTVEWLGDRLLIIDQTRLPQHETYLELADHHQVAEAIRQLRVRGAPAIGVAAAYGMVLGSQRIASHDRDEFLRQFRSVTAEIASTRPTARNLFMAVERLNTVADTAGDDLSAREAITAEAVRIHQDEIEATRRIAEAGAELINDGDTIMTHCNTGPLATTGHGTALGAIIEAHRQGKRIQVLATETRPLCQGARLTAWELKKSHMPFRLITDSMAGYFLKEARVNMVITGADRIARNGDTANKIGTYTLAVLARENGVPFYVAAPSSTFDPDLPTGDDIVIEERSPEEVTHQGGRRVAPEGIEVCNPAFDVTPGRYITGFITENGVNKP, from the coding sequence ATGACCGGAAATTACAAGACGGTGGAATGGCTGGGAGACCGCCTGCTCATCATTGACCAGACCCGCCTGCCCCAGCATGAAACCTACCTGGAACTGGCCGACCATCACCAGGTAGCCGAGGCTATCCGCCAGCTCCGGGTGCGGGGCGCCCCGGCCATCGGTGTGGCCGCCGCTTACGGCATGGTGCTGGGCAGTCAGCGGATAGCATCCCACGACCGGGATGAGTTTCTGCGGCAGTTCCGCTCCGTGACCGCCGAAATAGCTTCCACCAGGCCGACCGCCCGCAACCTGTTCATGGCGGTGGAACGGCTGAACACGGTAGCCGATACAGCCGGAGACGACCTTTCGGCCCGTGAAGCCATTACCGCCGAAGCGGTCAGAATCCACCAGGACGAAATAGAGGCGACCCGGCGTATCGCCGAAGCCGGCGCGGAACTGATAAATGACGGCGACACCATCATGACCCACTGCAATACCGGACCGCTGGCTACCACCGGTCACGGCACGGCGCTGGGAGCCATCATAGAAGCCCATCGGCAGGGCAAACGGATACAGGTGCTGGCGACCGAGACCCGACCGCTGTGCCAGGGAGCTAGGCTGACGGCCTGGGAACTGAAGAAATCACATATGCCCTTCCGCCTGATTACCGATTCCATGGCCGGCTATTTTCTGAAGGAAGCCCGGGTGAATATGGTTATTACCGGCGCCGACCGCATCGCCCGCAACGGCGATACCGCCAACAAGATAGGCACCTACACGCTGGCGGTGCTGGCCAGGGAAAACGGCGTTCCCTTTTATGTGGCCGCGCCTTCCAGCACCTTCGACCCTGACCTGCCGACCGGGGACGATATCGTCATCGAAGAGCGCTCCCCGGAGGAGGTGACGCATCAGGGCGGCCGCCGGGTAGCGCCCGAAGGCATCGAAGTGTGCAACCCGGCTTTCGACGTGACCCCGGGACGGTACATCACCGGGTTCATTACCGAAAACGGCGTCAACAAGCCTTAA